One genomic region from Bactrocera tryoni isolate S06 chromosome 3, CSIRO_BtryS06_freeze2, whole genome shotgun sequence encodes:
- the LOC120772882 gene encoding PRKR-interacting protein 1 homolog, giving the protein MDPEETEERVKTRAVIKTATDLQRLKLEKLMMNPNKPIVIPEISKEKGYNQIAPSFVRNVMGSSAGAGSGEFHVYRHLRRKEYSRQKNIQAMSIKEQQDQEFQRKLEQNKCIAQERTAKKRAKRLKKKERAKKRSGKEENLEDKMDLEKND; this is encoded by the exons ATGGATCCTGAAGAGACTGAAGAGAGAGTGAAAACTCGAGCTGTTATAAAGACAGCAACTGATTTGCAAAGATTGAAATTGGAGAAATTAATGATGAATCCG AATAAGCCAATTGTAATACCTGAGATTTCCAAAGAAAAAGGTTATAATCAAATAGCACCATCCTTTGTTCGCAATGTTATGGGATCTAGTGCTGGTGCTGGTTCCGGTGAATTTCATGTGTATCGCCATTTGCGGAGAAAGGAATATTCtcgacaaaaaaatatacaagcaATGAGTATCAAAGAGCAGCAAGACCAAGAATTTCAAAGAAAgcttgaacaaaataaatgtatCGCACAGGAGAGAACAGCGAAAAAAAGAGCAAAACGGttaaaaaagaaagaacgaGCAAAAAAAAGATCTGGCAAAGAGGAAAATCTAGAAGACAAAATGGATCTGGAGAAAAACGACtag
- the LOC120771625 gene encoding LIM domain-binding protein 2, protein MLGMNRRGINTVTTMASQSGMDDSNWKNINVAENATLLNSSNNSNLNTDGSNQSGFPQNSIAYNSSNSQYSQGGQSSPAGNQSIIFQNTNPPGSNTPQYTSSPAPSGSSTPGPVVQQGIGGSYTQSASSGSFNGPVGGPFGSPSSNLNQFNRPSNAGTPFNSGQGSHFSSQAVFGSQFGTLSTTSPFSHTGSHPMMGSSQQIDRMEQGFRRHNSYFSHTEHRVFELNKRLQQRTDESDNCWWDSFTTEFFEDDARLTILFCLEDGPKRYTIGRTLIPRFFRSIYEGGVSDLYFQLKHAKESFHNTTITLDCDQCTVITQHGKPFFTKVCADARLILEFVYDDYMRIRSWHMTIKGHRELIPRSVIGTSIPPDPMLLDQITKNITRAGITNSTLNYLRLCVILEPMQELMSRHKAYALSPRDCLKTTLFQKWQRMVAPPGKKDPQRPANKRRKRKGSNSGGAANTGTPPVTNQKRSPSGPNFSLSSQDVMVVGEPTLMGGEFGEEDERLITRLENTQYDGNNAVEHENHSGFGHADSPISGSNPWNMDRTGNIPSSPSNASVQQNNSNISEIDKKSPIVSQ, encoded by the coding sequence ATGTTGGGAATGAATCGCCGGGGTATTAATACTGTTACAACAATGGCGTCTCAATCAGGAATGGATGACAGCAATTGGAAAAACATAAATGTAGCGGAAAATGCGACACTTTTAAACAGTTCTAACAACTCTAATTTAAACACCGATGGATCAAATCAAAGTGGATTTCCACAAAACAGTATTGCGTATAATTCAAGTAACAGTCAATATTCACAAGGAGGTCAATCTTCTCCTGCCGGTAATCAGTCGATCATATTTCAAAATACGAATCCACCTGGTTCTAATACTCCTCAGTATACGTCTTCACCTGCCCCGTCTGGTTCTTCGACTCCAGGGCCAGTTGTACAACAAGGCATTGGCGGTTCCTATACTCAGTCTGCTAGTTCGGGATCATTTAATGGGCCTGTAGGAGGTCCGTTTGGTTCTCCCTCTTCgaatttaaatcaatttaataGACCATCGAATGCAGGAACTCCTTTTAATTCTGGACAGGGCAGTCACTTTTCTTCGCAAGCAGTCTTTGGAAGCCAATTCGGCACATTATCAACTACTTCTCCATTTAGTCATACAGGTAGCCACCCAATGATGGGAAGTTCTCAACAAATAGATCGTATGGAGCAAGGCTTTAGAAGGCATAATTCTTATTTTAGTCACACTGAACATCGTGTTTTTGAATTGAATAAGCGACTTCAGCAACGTACAGATGAAAGCGATAACTGTTGGTGGGATTCATTCACCACTGAGTTTTTCGAAGATGATGCACGATTAACAATATTGTTTTGTTTAGAAGACGGACCGAAAAGATATACTATTGGACGGACATTAATACCACGATTCTTTCGCAGCATCTATGAAGGAGGGGTATCTGACTTGTACTTCCAACTTAAACATGCAAAAGAGTCATTTCATAATACAACTATTACGCTAGATTGTGATCAATGCACAGTAATAACCCAACATGGTAAGCCATTTTTTACCAAAGTATGTGCTGACGCAAGACTTATACTAGAATTTGTGTATGACGACTATATGCGCATAAGATCATGGCACATGACAATTAAAGGCCATAGGGAACTTATTCCACGGTCTGTAATAGGAACATCGATACCACCTGACCCGATGTTGTTAGATCAAATAACAAAGAATATTACAAGGGCAGGCATAACAAATTCCACTTTGAATTATCTCCGATTATGTGTTATATTGGAACCAATGCAAGAATTAATGTCTAGGCATAAAGCATATGCATTAAGTCCACGTGATTGCTTAAAAACTACTTTGTTTCAAAAATGGCAACGAATGGTGGCTCCACCAGGAAAAAAGGATCCACAAAGACCAGCGAATAAGAGACGTAAACGGAAGGGATCTAACTCTGGAGGAGCTGCAAATACAGGCACGCCTCCGGTTACCAATCAAAAGAGATCTCCGTCGGGTCCAAATTTCTCGTTGTCTTCACAAGATGTAATGGTTGTAGGTGAACCCACCTTGATGGGGGGTGAGTTTGGTGAAGAAGATGAAAGATTAATTACAAGACTAGAAAATACTCAAtatgatggaaataatgctgTGGAACATGAAAATCATTCAGGTTTTGGTCATGCAGACTCTCCAATATCAGGATCAAATCCATGGAATATGGATCGAACAGGAAACATCCCTTCTAGTCCCAGCAATGCTTCTGTACAACAAAACAATTCAAATATATCTGAAATAGACAAAAAAAGTCCAATAGTTTCACAGTAG